The Azospirillum baldaniorum genome contains a region encoding:
- a CDS encoding HEAT repeat domain-containing protein, which yields MTTTAPRKGATRMADIPPDVLADLNAGRRETATLAESLAIDFAALLAAAVPEAADAVSFDPKDGVTRRMAAAGSAAVERLGLGAVERLAAHPSDTVRGWACYALAAASGLTLAERLDRVRPLADDPHFGVREWAWLALRPHIAAAIDEALALLTPWTAEPSERLRRFASEATRPRGVWCSHIGALKTDPARGLPVLDPLRADGARYVQDSVANWLNDAAKSQPGWVQAICARWETDSPDPDATRRIVRRALRSVKEPA from the coding sequence ATGACCACGACCGCCCCGCGAAAGGGCGCCACCCGGATGGCCGACATCCCGCCGGACGTGCTGGCCGACTTGAACGCGGGCCGGCGCGAGACCGCCACGCTGGCCGAATCGCTCGCCATCGACTTCGCCGCCCTGCTGGCCGCCGCCGTTCCGGAAGCCGCGGACGCCGTGTCCTTCGACCCGAAGGACGGCGTGACCCGGCGCATGGCGGCGGCGGGAAGCGCGGCCGTCGAGCGTCTCGGTCTGGGGGCCGTGGAGCGGCTGGCCGCCCACCCCTCCGACACGGTGCGCGGCTGGGCCTGCTATGCGCTGGCGGCGGCTTCCGGCCTGACTCTGGCGGAGCGGCTGGATCGTGTCCGCCCGCTCGCCGACGACCCGCATTTCGGCGTGCGCGAATGGGCGTGGCTGGCGCTGCGCCCCCACATCGCCGCCGCCATCGACGAGGCGCTGGCCCTCCTCACGCCGTGGACCGCCGAGCCGTCGGAGCGACTGCGCCGCTTCGCCAGCGAGGCCACGCGCCCCCGCGGCGTCTGGTGCAGCCACATCGGTGCGCTGAAGACCGACCCGGCGCGCGGCCTGCCGGTCCTCGACCCGCTGCGGGCGGACGGCGCGCGCTACGTCCAGGATTCGGTCGCCAACTGGCTGAACGACGCGGCGAAGAGCCAGCCCGGCTGGGTGCAGGCCATCTGCGCCCGCTGGGAGACGGACAGCCCTGACCCGGACGCCACCCGCCGCATCGTCCGCCGCGCCCTGCGCAGCGTGAAGGAACCCGCGTGA
- a CDS encoding class I SAM-dependent methyltransferase: MNNFSQIDFIRSNTVVTRTPLLPEIALHLATEITPLWEATEDSLKESNVPPPYWAFAWPGGQAVARLVLDRPELVAGKSVLDFAAGTGLVGIAAMMAGAARVQSCDIDRFALSAIALNAESNGVDVKAVSADLVDRPLPGIDVVLAGDVCYEKPMADRVTAWLRGIAATGTLVLLGDPGRAYVPLNGIERVAQYSVPTSLELEDREMRETVIWRLLPEA; this comes from the coding sequence ATGAACAACTTTTCTCAAATCGACTTCATCCGCTCCAACACGGTCGTAACGCGGACTCCTTTGCTGCCCGAAATCGCGCTGCATCTGGCGACGGAAATCACGCCGTTGTGGGAGGCTACGGAGGATTCTTTGAAAGAGTCCAATGTACCGCCGCCCTATTGGGCCTTTGCTTGGCCGGGCGGTCAGGCGGTGGCCCGGCTCGTCCTCGACCGGCCGGAGCTGGTCGCGGGCAAGTCGGTGCTGGATTTCGCCGCCGGCACCGGGCTGGTCGGCATCGCCGCGATGATGGCCGGAGCGGCGCGCGTTCAGTCCTGCGACATCGACCGTTTCGCCCTGTCCGCCATCGCCCTGAACGCCGAATCCAACGGAGTCGACGTGAAGGCGGTCAGCGCCGATCTGGTGGACCGTCCCCTGCCCGGCATCGACGTCGTCCTGGCCGGCGACGTCTGCTACGAGAAGCCGATGGCCGACCGGGTGACCGCTTGGCTGCGCGGAATCGCCGCAACCGGCACGCTGGTCCTGCTGGGCGATCCGGGCCGCGCCTATGTCCCGCTCAACGGAATCGAGCGGGTCGCGCAGTACAGCGTCCCGACCTCCCTGGAGTTGGAGGACCGCGAGATGCGCGAAACGGTGATCTGGCGCCTGCTGCCGGAGGCCTGA
- a CDS encoding CHAP domain-containing protein — protein sequence MRSKGIALCASFAAFIALSPFTISQAQAQDGDCVRTLRSISDFEIRGDAWTWWNTAAEQYERDKRPALGSVLVFKRSQRLGRGHVSLVSHIIDRRTIEVDHSWLDGRGLRRNMRVVDVSPRNDWTAVRVWHEPSDQLGLRVYTTYGFILPEGEEAEIRQADARDAGIGSTFAVAPQGRAAPKPAAGPRLMEASLKGHAVAVPGRKPQVLTASLTLSGKGIAAKMVPPLQTAAVLPARKPTQPAAQKGVEMVASTEGIRAVLPPRKPGSGDSTVAELTR from the coding sequence ATGCGGTCGAAAGGGATTGCACTCTGCGCATCGTTCGCGGCGTTCATCGCTCTCAGCCCGTTCACCATATCCCAAGCCCAGGCCCAGGACGGGGATTGCGTCCGCACGCTGCGTTCCATATCGGATTTCGAGATCCGGGGCGATGCCTGGACGTGGTGGAACACCGCCGCCGAGCAATATGAACGTGACAAGCGCCCGGCGCTCGGTTCCGTCCTCGTCTTCAAGCGGTCGCAACGGCTCGGCCGCGGCCACGTCTCCCTGGTCAGCCACATCATCGACCGCCGCACCATCGAGGTGGACCACTCCTGGCTCGACGGCCGTGGCCTGCGCCGCAACATGCGCGTGGTCGACGTGTCGCCGCGCAACGACTGGACGGCCGTCCGCGTCTGGCACGAGCCGTCGGACCAGCTCGGCCTGCGCGTCTACACCACCTACGGCTTCATCCTGCCGGAGGGCGAGGAGGCGGAGATCCGTCAGGCCGATGCCCGGGATGCCGGCATTGGCAGCACCTTCGCCGTGGCTCCGCAGGGCCGCGCCGCGCCCAAGCCCGCCGCCGGGCCGCGCCTGATGGAAGCCTCCCTGAAAGGCCACGCCGTCGCCGTTCCGGGCCGCAAGCCGCAGGTGCTGACCGCGTCCCTCACCCTCTCCGGCAAGGGTATCGCCGCGAAGATGGTTCCGCCGCTTCAGACCGCCGCCGTGCTGCCGGCCCGCAAGCCGACCCAGCCGGCCGCGCAGAAGGGCGTCGAGATGGTGGCCTCCACCGAGGGCATCCGTGCGGTCCTGCCGCCGCGCAAGCCGGGCTCCGGCGACAGCACCGTCGCCGAGCTGACGCGCTGA
- the ubiA gene encoding 4-hydroxybenzoate octaprenyltransferase codes for MTSPASPAPGDFTDIRRGDWIDRFAPAAVRPYLRLARLDRPIGTWLLLFPGWWSIALAGSGPLPDLWLMALFAIGAVVMRGAGCTVNDILDRDFDAMVERTRTRPIPSGQVSVKQALAFLVFQLLIGLAVLVQFNLLTIGLGVLSLVLVFTYPLMKRITWWPQAFLGLTFNWGALMGWTAVRGELEWPALALYAAGIVWTLGYDTIYAHQDKEDDARIGVKSTALRLGDQSKIWIYGFYTLTFVGIGIAGRLAGLGGLFLPLLSLAALQLSWQVATWNPDDQTDCLTKFKSNRWFGWLVLAAFLAGKI; via the coding sequence ATGACCAGCCCCGCCTCCCCCGCCCCCGGCGACTTCACCGACATCCGGCGCGGCGACTGGATCGACCGCTTCGCCCCGGCGGCGGTCCGTCCCTATCTGCGGCTGGCGCGGCTGGACCGGCCCATCGGCACATGGCTGCTGCTGTTCCCCGGCTGGTGGAGCATCGCGCTGGCCGGGTCGGGGCCGCTGCCCGACCTCTGGCTGATGGCGCTGTTCGCAATCGGCGCCGTGGTCATGCGCGGGGCCGGCTGCACGGTCAACGACATCCTCGACCGCGACTTCGACGCCATGGTGGAGCGCACGCGGACGCGCCCGATCCCCTCCGGGCAGGTGTCGGTGAAACAGGCACTGGCCTTCCTCGTCTTCCAACTCCTGATCGGGCTGGCGGTGCTGGTGCAGTTCAATCTGCTCACCATCGGGCTGGGTGTGCTGTCGCTGGTGCTGGTCTTCACCTACCCGCTGATGAAGCGCATCACTTGGTGGCCGCAGGCGTTCCTGGGGCTGACCTTCAACTGGGGCGCCCTGATGGGCTGGACGGCGGTGCGCGGCGAGTTGGAATGGCCGGCGCTGGCGCTGTACGCCGCGGGGATCGTCTGGACGCTGGGCTACGACACCATCTACGCCCACCAGGACAAGGAGGACGACGCGCGAATCGGCGTGAAGTCCACCGCCCTGCGGCTGGGCGACCAGAGCAAGATCTGGATCTACGGCTTCTACACGCTGACCTTCGTGGGGATCGGCATCGCCGGGCGTCTGGCCGGGCTGGGCGGGCTGTTCCTGCCGCTGCTTTCGCTGGCCGCGCTGCAGCTGTCCTGGCAGGTGGCGACCTGGAACCCCGACGACCAGACGGACTGCCTGACGAAATTCAAGTCGAACCGCTGGTTCGGCTGGCTGGTGCTGGCGGCCTTCCTGGCCGGAAAAATCTAG
- a CDS encoding 16S rRNA (uracil(1498)-N(3))-methyltransferase, translated as MSIQPKTRLYVDSPLGEGQAVGLDHERAHFLRHVLRLDKGDVVAVFNGRDGEWLAAIDGFGKGWCSLTVTAQRRLQAAGPDLWLLFAPIKRGRIDFVAEKASELGVSRLWPVFTRRTDPNRVNTDRLLANAIEAAEQSERLTVPEMADPLPLDRALAGWPAERTLYLCAEAGNVRPIAEAVRGRPRGPAAFLIGPEGGFAQSELDEICKLPFVVPVGLGPRILRADTAVVAALACWQALAGDWTADGGDTRPPFRAPADPTVGE; from the coding sequence ATGTCAATCCAACCGAAAACCCGCCTCTATGTGGACAGCCCCCTCGGCGAGGGGCAGGCGGTGGGCCTCGACCACGAGCGGGCGCATTTCCTGCGCCATGTCCTGCGGCTCGACAAGGGCGACGTCGTGGCCGTCTTCAACGGGCGGGACGGCGAATGGCTGGCCGCCATCGACGGCTTCGGCAAGGGCTGGTGCTCGCTTACCGTGACCGCGCAGCGGCGTCTCCAGGCGGCCGGGCCGGACCTCTGGCTGCTGTTCGCCCCGATCAAGCGCGGGCGCATCGATTTCGTCGCGGAGAAGGCCAGCGAGCTGGGCGTGTCGCGGCTGTGGCCGGTCTTCACCCGCCGCACCGACCCCAACCGCGTCAACACCGACCGCCTGCTTGCCAACGCCATCGAGGCCGCCGAACAGTCGGAGCGGCTGACCGTGCCGGAGATGGCCGACCCGCTGCCGCTGGACAGGGCGCTGGCCGGCTGGCCGGCCGAACGTACGCTGTACCTGTGCGCCGAGGCCGGGAACGTACGCCCCATCGCGGAGGCCGTCCGCGGGCGTCCGCGCGGCCCCGCCGCCTTCCTGATCGGGCCGGAGGGCGGCTTTGCGCAGTCCGAACTTGACGAAATTTGCAAACTCCCCTTTGTTGTTCCCGTCGGTCTGGGGCCCCGCATTCTCCGGGCCGACACGGCGGTGGTCGCGGCGCTCGCCTGCTGGCAGGCCCTTGCGGGGGACTGGACGGCGGACGGCGGCGACACCCGACCGCCCTTCCGCGCGCCGGCCGACCCCACCGTCGGGGAGTAA